In Paroedura picta isolate Pp20150507F chromosome 6, Ppicta_v3.0, whole genome shotgun sequence, one genomic interval encodes:
- the PKNOX1 gene encoding homeobox protein PKNOX1 isoform X2 — MMATQALSIDNYQDGQQMQTVTELKTEQEPNCLEPDAAGLSPSPVESQTPMDADKQAIYRHPLFPLLALLFEKCEQSTQGSEGTTSASFDVDIENFVRKQEKEGKPFFCEDPETDNLMVKAIQVLRIHLLELEKVNELCKDFCSRYIACLKTKMNSETLLSGESGSPYSPVQPQPIQSAITGTLSPQGIMVPASALQQGNVTMATVAGGTVYQPVTVVTPQGQVVTQALSPGTIRIQNSQLQLQLNQDLSILHQDDGSSKNKRGVLPKHATNVMRSWLFQHIGHPYPTEDEKKQIAAQTNLTLLQVNNWFINARRRILQPMLDSSCSETPKTKKKTAQNRPVQRFWPDSIASGVAQHQSNELTMSDGAVVTITAPVNMNVDSLQSLSSDGTTLAVQQVMMAGQSEDESVDSAEDDGADLSATNISGLILDNSDSLQ, encoded by the exons ATGATGGCAACACAGGCCTTAAGTATAGACAACTATCAAGATGGCCAACAG ATGCAAACAGTAACTGAGTTAAAAACTGAGCAAGAGCCAAATTGCCTGGAACCTGATGCAGCAGGATTGAGTCCTTCTCCAGTAGAGTCCCAGACGCCGATGGATGCCGACAAACAGGCCATTTACAG GCATCCACTCTTTCCTTTATTAGCGCTGTTATTTGAAAAATGTGAACAATCTACACAGGGCTCGGAAGGCACAACCTCTGCCAGTTTTGATGTAGATATTGAAAACTTTGTCAGAaagcaggagaaggaaggaaaacccTTTTTTTGTGAAGATCCAGAAACAGACAATTTA ATGGTAAAGGCAATTCAGGTTCTCCGAATTCATCTGCTTGAGCTAGAAAAGGTTAATGAGCTCTGTAAGGATTTCTGTAGTCGCTACATTGCCTGTTTGAAAACTAAAATGAACAGTGAGACTCTTCTAAGTGGAGAATCTGGGAGCCCCTATTCACCTGTACAGCCCCAG cCAATTCAAAGTGCCATCACAGGTACACTCAGTCCCCAAGGAATTATGGTGCCTGCATCAGCATTGCAGCAGGGAAATGTAACTATGGCAACTGTTGCAG GTGGTACGGTATATCAGCCCGTGACTGTGGTCACACCTCAAGGTCAAGTAGTGACGCAAGCCTTGTCACCTGGAACAATCAGGATCCAGAATTCACAG CTCCAGTTGCAGTTAAACCAGGATTTAAGCATCTTGCATCAAGATGATGGGTCATCAAAAAATAAAAGAGGGGTTCTTCCAAAGCATGCTACGAATGTGATGAGATCGTGGCTTTTTCAGCACATAGGG CATCCATATCCAACAGAAGATGAGAAAAAGCAAATAGCAGCACAGACAAATCTGACATTACTTCAGGTTAACAACTG GTTTATCAATGCTAGAAGACGAATTCTGCAGCCAATGTTGGATTCCAGTTGTTCTGAAACtccaaaaacaaagaagaaaacagctCAAAACAGACCAGTTCAAAGGTTCTGGCCAGATTCCATTGCATCAGGAGTAGCTCAGCATCAATCAAATGAACTTACAATGTCAGATG GAGCCGTCGTAACAATTACAGCTCCAGTCAACATGAACGTAGACAGTCTCCAGTCTCTTTCATCGGATGGTACTACTTTGGCTGTTCAGCAAGTCATGATGGCAGGGCAGAGCGAGGACGAATCTGTGGACAGCGCTGAAGATGACGGTGCTGACCTCTCAGCCACAAACATCAGTGGTCTCATCTTGGATAACAGCGATTCTCTGCAGTAG
- the PKNOX1 gene encoding homeobox protein PKNOX1 isoform X1 — MMATQALSIDNYQDGQQMQTVTELKTEQEPNCLEPDAAGLSPSPVESQTPMDADKQAIYRHPLFPLLALLFEKCEQSTQGSEGTTSASFDVDIENFVRKQEKEGKPFFCEDPETDNLMVKAIQVLRIHLLELEKVNELCKDFCSRYIACLKTKMNSETLLSGESGSPYSPVQPQSSNFKHDKDSLDLLEQLSSWKESPENPIQSAITGTLSPQGIMVPASALQQGNVTMATVAGGTVYQPVTVVTPQGQVVTQALSPGTIRIQNSQLQLQLNQDLSILHQDDGSSKNKRGVLPKHATNVMRSWLFQHIGHPYPTEDEKKQIAAQTNLTLLQVNNWFINARRRILQPMLDSSCSETPKTKKKTAQNRPVQRFWPDSIASGVAQHQSNELTMSDGAVVTITAPVNMNVDSLQSLSSDGTTLAVQQVMMAGQSEDESVDSAEDDGADLSATNISGLILDNSDSLQ; from the exons ATGATGGCAACACAGGCCTTAAGTATAGACAACTATCAAGATGGCCAACAG ATGCAAACAGTAACTGAGTTAAAAACTGAGCAAGAGCCAAATTGCCTGGAACCTGATGCAGCAGGATTGAGTCCTTCTCCAGTAGAGTCCCAGACGCCGATGGATGCCGACAAACAGGCCATTTACAG GCATCCACTCTTTCCTTTATTAGCGCTGTTATTTGAAAAATGTGAACAATCTACACAGGGCTCGGAAGGCACAACCTCTGCCAGTTTTGATGTAGATATTGAAAACTTTGTCAGAaagcaggagaaggaaggaaaacccTTTTTTTGTGAAGATCCAGAAACAGACAATTTA ATGGTAAAGGCAATTCAGGTTCTCCGAATTCATCTGCTTGAGCTAGAAAAGGTTAATGAGCTCTGTAAGGATTTCTGTAGTCGCTACATTGCCTGTTTGAAAACTAAAATGAACAGTGAGACTCTTCTAAGTGGAGAATCTGGGAGCCCCTATTCACCTGTACAGCCCCAG TCCAGCAACTTTAAACATGATAAAGATAGCTTGGATTTGCTGGAGCAGCTGTCTTCATGGAAAGAGTCACCAGAAAAT cCAATTCAAAGTGCCATCACAGGTACACTCAGTCCCCAAGGAATTATGGTGCCTGCATCAGCATTGCAGCAGGGAAATGTAACTATGGCAACTGTTGCAG GTGGTACGGTATATCAGCCCGTGACTGTGGTCACACCTCAAGGTCAAGTAGTGACGCAAGCCTTGTCACCTGGAACAATCAGGATCCAGAATTCACAG CTCCAGTTGCAGTTAAACCAGGATTTAAGCATCTTGCATCAAGATGATGGGTCATCAAAAAATAAAAGAGGGGTTCTTCCAAAGCATGCTACGAATGTGATGAGATCGTGGCTTTTTCAGCACATAGGG CATCCATATCCAACAGAAGATGAGAAAAAGCAAATAGCAGCACAGACAAATCTGACATTACTTCAGGTTAACAACTG GTTTATCAATGCTAGAAGACGAATTCTGCAGCCAATGTTGGATTCCAGTTGTTCTGAAACtccaaaaacaaagaagaaaacagctCAAAACAGACCAGTTCAAAGGTTCTGGCCAGATTCCATTGCATCAGGAGTAGCTCAGCATCAATCAAATGAACTTACAATGTCAGATG GAGCCGTCGTAACAATTACAGCTCCAGTCAACATGAACGTAGACAGTCTCCAGTCTCTTTCATCGGATGGTACTACTTTGGCTGTTCAGCAAGTCATGATGGCAGGGCAGAGCGAGGACGAATCTGTGGACAGCGCTGAAGATGACGGTGCTGACCTCTCAGCCACAAACATCAGTGGTCTCATCTTGGATAACAGCGATTCTCTGCAGTAG